Proteins encoded together in one Bactrocera neohumeralis isolate Rockhampton unplaced genomic scaffold, APGP_CSIRO_Bneo_wtdbg2-racon-allhic-juicebox.fasta_v2 cluster11, whole genome shotgun sequence window:
- the LOC126765919 gene encoding uncharacterized protein LOC126765919 — protein sequence MIVFFLSSVFPYLAFFQLSFWIKTHCSFVSLKFYKLKMGRFSKIDKTKYVSYDSETNQSMCLLCKKQFKGQVLHNIKRHYTLVHKYNFVQIESSETLRKVKIKLNQSNCFKCCVGLITVKAIPFRLFDDEQYFKKIIEPYEHEFNITVNSRNIIERLGTCAEQMKIKLSDLLRNKMICIKLDIASRMEKSILGINVQVIDNFQIKVFTIGMVELKKRHTALFLKEEILKSFHKFGINAAQIYSSTTDNGANVVKTSELLQESETTDDDEYEQIHTRLNSVLSVVRCAVHTLQLAAHDVYKTVSTELTKCREAARFLRKKIRNENFGEGIRMPTLDNLTRWNSTFDMLNSLLNLEEFVNIHEVNCQINWDFVQNFVAAFKPIAECTRSLQTEDYIMGDFYRDWLLCETKLETMPNNIFASILLGSMQLRKEKLLENNAFVSALYMDRRFNYMDSLFFNEMQRKQAVSHIISTSTMLSSLEGNPICNDAVDSQVEFEPSLSSNDTFQLLEQKVTSWTQQSPQSTSNVQTIRQKLEGLAHETRMPFQTNILDYWKGLRSHEPALAKLAEVVLSVPCSQTSVERAFSALSLILTKHRSRLNAQNINNLLLIRLNEELFNNMNFS from the exons atgattgttttttttttgtcatcggTTTTTCCATACTTGgcattttttcaattgtcattTTGGATTAAGACGCATTGCAGTTTTgttagcttaaaattttataagttaaaaatgggaaggttttcaaaaattgacaaaacaaAGTACGTATCATACGACAGTGAAACAAATCAATCGATGTGCCTTTTAtgcaaaaaacaatttaaaggtCAAGTTTTGCACAACATAAAAAGACATTACACTTTAGTtcacaaatataattttgtacaaattgaGTCATCGGAAAcattaagaaaagtaaaaataaaattgaatcaaaGTAATTGTTTTAAGTGCTGTGTGGGGCTGATTACTGTTAAAGCAATACCATTTAGGCTTTTTGATGATGaacagtattttaaaaaaataatagagcCTTATGAACACGAATTTAATATAACAGTAAACTCAAGGAATATAATTGAAAGACTTGGCACGTGTGCTGAACAAATGAAAATCAAACTATCTGATTTACTACGaaacaaaatgatttgcataaagTTGGACATTGCTTCACGAATGGAAAAAAGTATATTGGGAATAAACGTTCAAGttattgataattttcaaataaaagtttttactaTTGGGATGgtggaattgaaaaaaagacACACTGCACTGTTTCTAAAGGAAGAAATCTTAAAAAGTTTCCATAAATTTGGTATAAACGCGGCACAAATATATTCTTCTACTACCGATAATGGAGCGAACGTTGTGAAAACTTCAGAGTTACTTCAAGAAAGTGAAACCACGGATGATGATGAATATGAACAAATTCACACTAGATTGAATTCGGTATTGTCGGTGGTAAGATGTGCTGTACATACGCTCCAACTAGCTGCACATGATGTATATAAAACTGTTTCAACAGAATTAACAAAGTGTAGAGAGGCGGCACGTTTTCTTCGAAAAAAGATTCGTAATGAAAATTTTGGTGAAGGTATCCGAATGCCTACATTAGACAATTTAACTAGATGGAATTCTACGTTCGATATGTTAAATTCTCTGTTGAACTTGGAAGAATTTGTAAATATTCACGAAGTTAACTGTCAAATAAATTGGGATTtcgtacaaaattttgttgctgCGTTTAAGCCCATTGCTGAATGTACAAGAAGTTTGCAAACTGAAGATTATATAATGGGTGATTTCTACAGGGATTGGCTGCTTTGCGAAACGAAATTGGAAACTATGCCGAACAATATCTTCGCTAGTATTTTATTAGGATCAATGCAGTTGCGGAAGGAAAAGCTTCTTGAAAACAATGCATTCGTTTCCgctttatatatggatcgaagATTTAATTATATGGATTCACTGTTCTTTAATGAAATGCAAAGAAAACAGGCGGTA TCACATATTATTTCTACAAGCACAATGTTAAGTTCTTTGGAGGGAAATCCAATATGCAATGATGCAGTGGACAGCCAAGTTGAATTCGAACCTTCTCTGTCTTCAAATGATACTTTTCAATTACTTGAACAAAAAGTTACTTCTTGGACGCAGCAATCTCCTCAGTCAACAAGCAATGTTCAAACAATTCGTCAAAAACTTGAAGGACTAGCACACGAAACTCGGATGCCTTTCCAAACAAACATACTGGATTACTGGAAAGGTTTGCGAAGCCATGAGCCAGCTTTAGCCAAATTAGCCGAAGTAGTTCTATCTGTTCCATGTAGTCAGACTTCAGTGGAACGTGCCTTTAGTGCTCTTTCGTTAATTTTAACTAAGCATCGTTCCAGGCTCAACgcacaaaatatcaataatttgctTTTGATAAGGTTAAAtgaagaactttttaataatatgaatttttcttaa